TTGTTGTAGGCATTTTAGCCGGTTCTTATCCTGCCTTTTTCCTTTCGGCATTTCAACCTATTAATGTTTTGAAAGGGAAGATCGCCACAGGTTTTAAAGGCGGAGTATTCCGGAGCACACTGGTGGTTGTTCAATTTGCTATCTCGATATTTTTAGTGATAGGTACACTGGTTATCTATAATCAACTCAACTATATCCAAAATAAAGACCTGGGTTTTAACCGTAACCAGGTACTCATCCTCAACAACGTAAACACGCTTGAGCATCCGGAAATATTAAAGCAGGAAATAAAACGCCTGCCCGGAGTTATGAATGCCACACTCACCAGCTTTCTCCCTACCGCCAATAATAAAGTATTGAATTATGTATCGCCCGGCGAAAACAAAACAGGTCAATCAACCCAATTCTGGAGAGTTGATAACGATTATCTCAGCACCATGGGTATGCATATTAAGGCCGGTCGTGGTTTTTCGGATAAGTTTAAAACGGATTCGTTGGCTATGGTGATCAATGAAACCGCGGCAAAAACATTTGGTTATGGTGATAATGCCATCGGCAAAACCATAACTACCGGAATAGGAAAAGATATTAAAAAGTACCATGTGATAGGCGTGGTGAAAGATTTCAATTTCAGTTCGCTACGCGATAATGTTACCCCGCTTGTAATGGCTTTGGATAACGACTGGCTGGCGCGGTTAAGCATCCGTATAAACACCCATAACCTCCCGGCCCTGATGGCACAGATAAAGAAAACATGGAAAACCATTGCCCCTAATGAGCATTTTGAGTACTCATTTATGGATGCCGATTTTGATGCCTTGTATCGTACAGAACAGCGCATGGGCCAACTGTTTATTTTATTTACCGGATTGGCTATCGCTATTGCCTGCCTCGGCCTTTTTGGTCTTGCGGCTTATGCCGCTGAGCAACGTACGCGGGAGATCGGCATCCGTAAAGTGCTTGGGGCAAGTGCGGCGGCTATTGTGGGGATGCTATCTAAAGATTTTATCAGGTTGGTAGGAATATCTTTTTTTGTAGCCGCACCGCTGGCCTGGCTGGTGATGAATAAATGGCTGCAGGGTTTTGCCTATCGGGACAACATACAATGGTGGGTTGTACTTTTGGCGGGTGCAGGAGCATTGTTTATCGCTTTTGCTACCATTGGCCTGCAATCGTTTAAAGCGGCCGGGGCTAATCCGGTGGAGAGTTTGAGGAGTGGGGATTAGTTGTTGAGAAAGTCAAAGGCGAAAGGTTAAAGGCAAAAGGTCAAAAAAAGATTCCGATGATATCAGGTGCGGATATATAACATCAGGAAAGGTAATGGCTCTTATATAATATTCGCTTTTGTAACACGAGGCGCCTACGGAGCCAGGAACTTTCTTTATATTTAGCTGTAAACACGTTACTCCTACGGAGTTTTACTGGCGTTAATCAACTCCGTAGGAGTAACGTGTTTATAGAATATAACAAGACTTTTTAAGGCTCCGTAAGGTGACTCGTATCTGCGATGTTATTAAATCTGGTTCATACCTCTGCGACTCTCATCCCAAACAAAAACTTTTTCGCCTTAACTTAGCTTTCAACAAATACCCATGAAAGCAATAGTAATAACCCAACCCGGCGGCCCTGAAGTTTTGCAATTGGCCGAACGGCTCACTCCACAATGCCAACCCAACGAAGTACTAATAAAAGTATTTGCCGCGGGCATAAACCGCCCGGATGTTTTTCAACGCAAGGGGAATTACCCTCCGCCTCCACACGCTCCTGCCGATATTCCCGGTTTAGAAGTAGCAGGTATTATCACAGAAATTGGCGCATCCGTTACCCGCTGGAAAATTGGTGATAAGGTTTGTGCATTGGTTGTAGGTGGTGGTTATGCCGAATATTGCACAGCGCCCGAAGGCCAATGCCTTCCCATTCCCGAAAACTTGAGTTACATTGAAGCGGCTTCCCTTCCCGAAACCTTCTTCACCGTTTGGAGCAATGTGTTTGATCGCGGCAAATTGCAACCCGGCGAAACTTTACTGGTTCATGGTGGCTCGAGTGGCATTGGTGTTACAACTATTCAAATGGCCAAAGCCTTAGGCAGCAAAGTTTATGTAACCGCCGGTAGCGATGAAAAATGCACTTTCTGCGAGCAGCTTGGAGCCGATAAAGCGATCAACTATAAAACAACCGATTTTGGAGAAGAGATCAAAAAGTTAACCGACGGCAAGGGCGT
The sequence above is a segment of the Mucilaginibacter celer genome. Coding sequences within it:
- a CDS encoding ABC transporter permease, whose translation is MIRNYFKTALRSLLKNKGFTFINILGLALGLAICLLITFYVVDELSYDRYNIKHDSIYRVNTDLKFSGTLTQYAITATPVANVLKTECPEVETAVRITPALNIRFKKGDEIVREDGATFYCEANIFDVFTLPLLSGDAKTALKEPNSVVIAESMSRKYFGDNDAIGKSLFLVTSGTSLKVTGVMKDMPVQSHFRANFLLAADPVNNDNPWNKLTAFATYVLVKPKANIKHLETKLNMAMQKGLEGSSTINYSKFSAGGNYFKLGLMPVTDIHLKSNRVMELGTNGNSQYVYIFSAVAVFILLLACINFMNLSTARSANRAREVGVRKVLGSSRKHLIFQFLAESLIVTFVAAVIAVFAAWGLLPLFNHLSNKELVINIQTASWLLPTLLSIVVVVGILAGSYPAFFLSAFQPINVLKGKIATGFKGGVFRSTLVVVQFAISIFLVIGTLVIYNQLNYIQNKDLGFNRNQVLILNNVNTLEHPEILKQEIKRLPGVMNATLTSFLPTANNKVLNYVSPGENKTGQSTQFWRVDNDYLSTMGMHIKAGRGFSDKFKTDSLAMVINETAAKTFGYGDNAIGKTITTGIGKDIKKYHVIGVVKDFNFSSLRDNVTPLVMALDNDWLARLSIRINTHNLPALMAQIKKTWKTIAPNEHFEYSFMDADFDALYRTEQRMGQLFILFTGLAIAIACLGLFGLAAYAAEQRTREIGIRKVLGASAAAIVGMLSKDFIRLVGISFFVAAPLAWLVMNKWLQGFAYRDNIQWWVVLLAGAGALFIAFATIGLQSFKAAGANPVESLRSGD
- a CDS encoding NAD(P)H-quinone oxidoreductase, with the protein product MKAIVITQPGGPEVLQLAERLTPQCQPNEVLIKVFAAGINRPDVFQRKGNYPPPPHAPADIPGLEVAGIITEIGASVTRWKIGDKVCALVVGGGYAEYCTAPEGQCLPIPENLSYIEAASLPETFFTVWSNVFDRGKLQPGETLLVHGGSSGIGVTTIQMAKALGSKVYVTAGSDEKCTFCEQLGADKAINYKTTDFGEEIKKLTDGKGVNVILDMIGGDYMPRNIDSLAVEGRLVMINAMKGREVQLDLGKVMAKRLTITGSMLRSREIEFKAAIAQNLEQKIWPLLSSGKIKPIIYKTFDAKDASAAHQLMESSEHTGKIVLTFAH